A window of Roseateles sp. XES5 genomic DNA:
GCGGAAGGCCATGGCGTCGAGACGCCCGCCGTCCGGGCCCTCGAGGCCGAGCCGCAGGTGGTTGACGCCGACGGGACGCACGTCACGAATCCGGTGGGCCGGCAGCGCGAAGATCGGCTGCGCATGGCCGGAGCCATAGGGGCCGGCCTGTTCGAGCTGGTCGGCAAGGGCGAGCGTCGCCCCGGAGGCGCTCAGCGCGCCGTCGATCTTCAGCGTTTCCACCGCCACCAGGTCGCGCACCGTGCGTTCGGCCCGCTCCTCGAAGAAGGAGCGCAGGCGGCCAAGATTGGCGCGCTCCACCGTCAGGCCCGCCGCCATGGCATGGCCGCCGCCCTTGACGAGAATGCCCTCCTCCACGGCGGCGCGCACCATGCGGCCGAGATCGAAGCCGCTGATCGAGCGGCCCGAGCCGGTGCCCTTTCCCGAGGGATCGAAGGCGATGGCGAAGGCCGGGCGGCGGAAGCGATCCTTCAGCCGCGAGGCGAGCAGGCCGACGACGCCGGGATGCCAGCCTTCGCGGGCCGTGAGAATGATGGAGGCGGTCTCGCCGGTGCCGTATTCGGCCTGGGCTTCCGCCTCGGCCTCGGCGAGCATGGCGACTTCCATGGCCTGGCGCTCGCGGTTGAGCTCGTCGAGCTGCTTGGCGATGCGCTCGGCCTCGCCCGGTTCGTCGATGGTCAGCAGCCGGCTGCCCAGCGCCGCATCGCCGATGCGCCCGCCGGCATTGATGCGCGGACCGACGAGGAAGCCGAGATGATAGGGCGTCACCGGCCCGCCGATGCCCGCCTGCTTCAAAAGCGCGGTCAGGCCGGCATTGCCGAGGTGGCGCGCGGCGACGAGGCCCTTGACCACATAAGCGCGGTTGAGGCCCTTCAGCGGCACCACGTCGCAAACCGTCGACAGCGCCACGAGATCGAGCATGGCGAGGAGATCGAAGCCCGCGGCCCGCCCGTCGCCCCGCTGGCGCAGAAGCCGCTGCAGGGCCACCAGCACGAGGAAGACGACGCCGGCGGCGGACAGATGCCCCTGCCCCGAAAGATCGTCCTCGCGGTTCGGATTGACCAGCGCAAGCGCCGGCGGCAGGTCCTCGCCGACCTGGTGATGGTCGATCACCACCACATCGATGCCGCGCTCGCGCGCCACGGCAAGCGATTCATGGCTCGTCGAGCCGCAGTCGACGGTGACGATCAGTTGCGCGCCGCGCTCGATCAGTTGCGCGATGGCGTTCGGATTGGGGCCATAGCCCTCGAAAATGCGGTCGGGAATGTAGATCTCCGCCGGCACGCCGAAATGCACGAGGAACCGGTAGAGCAGCGCCGAGGAGGATGCGCCGTCGACGTCGTAGTCACCGAAGATCGCCACGCGCTCGCCCCGCTCGATGGCGCGCGCCAGCCGCTCCGTCGCCGCTTCGCAATCCATGAGGCTGTAGGGTTCCGGCATCAGCCGGCGCAGGGTCGGGTCGAGAAATTCCAGCGCGGTCTCGAAGGGCACGCCCCGCCCCGCCAGCACGCGTGAGATGAGATCCGGCAGGCCATGGGTCTGGCTCATCGCCAGCGCGCGGTTTTCCCCCGCCTGATCGAGCCGCGCCACCCAGCGCTGCCCGGTCGCCGAGCGCTCGACATTGAGGAAGGCCCGGCTGACGGGGTCCGCGTTTTCCAGCATGCTCATGGCCGCTCCTGCCTGTTCGCCTCCCTGCCACCGCGTATGGCCGGCCCGCATCCGGCCTGCCGCTCCCGCAAGCGGGCAGACGAAAGCGGGATGCCCTAAAACGCCGCCGTCGCGCGGGACGCGGTCCCGCTCCCCGCCCCGCGAGGCGGAGATCAGGATCGGCCGCCGACCCGCGATAGCGCGCGGCCTCGAAAGATCAGGCTGCCTTCGGCCGCTCGATGCGGATCACCTGCGGTTCGCCGACAAGATAGCCTTCGCTCTTGATGGAGGCGACGGCCTTGCGGACGGAATCCTCCATCGTCGCATGGGTGACGAGGATGATGGTCTTGGGATCGGTCGATTCGGTGGTCGACTGCGCGCGCTGCACGATGGATTCCAGCGAGATGCCGTTTTCCGCCATATGCTTGGCGATGCTGGCGAACACGCCCGTGCGATCCTCCACCGAGAGGCGGATGAAGTAACCGCCATGGTGCTTGCGGATCTGCGCGCGTTTATAGGGCGCAAGCGCCGCGGCCGGGCGGCCGAGGGCCGGTACGGTCTGCGCGCCGGGGCGGCTCTTGGCGATATCGGCGATGTCGCCGAGCACGGCCGAGGCCGTGGCATTGCCACCGGCGCCGGGGCCGACCATCAGCAGTTCGCCGAGAATGTCCGATTCGATCGCCACGGCATTCGTCACGCCGTCCACCTGCGCGATGACGCTGTCGAGCGGCACCATGGTCGGATGCACGCGCTGTTCGACGCCCGTGTCGGTCTTCTGCGCGACGCCGAGCAGCTTGATGCGGTAACCGAGATCGGCGGCGGCGCGGATATCATCGATGGAAATGTTGGTGATGCCCTCGAGATAGATGTCGTCGGCCGCGATCTTCGTGCCGAAGGCCAGCGTCGTCAGGATCGACAGCTTGTGCGCGGTGTCGTTGCCCTCGATGTCGAAGGCGGGATCGGCTTCGGCATAACCGAGGCGCTGGGCTTCCTTGAGGCAATCCTCGAAGGACAGCCCCTCCTTCTCCATCTTGGTCAGGATGTAGTTGCAGGTGCCGTTCATGATGCCATAGACGCGCGAAATCGTGTTGCCCGTCAGGGATTCGCGCAGCGCCTTGATGACCGGGATGCCGCCGGCGACCGCCGCCTCGTAGTTGAGAAGCGAACCGTGCTTTTCGGCAAGGCCGGCAAGCTCGACGCCGTGCGCGGCGAGCAGCGCCTTGTTGGCCGTCACCACATGCACGCCGCGCGTCAGCGCCGCCTTGACCGCGGCATAGGCAGGATCGCCCGCGCCGCCCATCAGTTCGACGAAGACGTCGATCTCCGCGTCCCGCGCCAGCGCCACCGGGTCGTCGAACCATGCGACGGTGGAAAGATCCACGCCGCGGTCCCGGCCCTTGCTGCGCGCCGTGACGGCGGTGATCTCGATCGGCCGGCCGCACGTCGTCGTGAGCATGTCCCTGCGTTCGACGAGAATCTTCGCGAGCGAGGCACCAACGGTCCCCAAGCCTGCAATGCCGATCTTCAGGGCATCAGCCATGGTCATGTCCTATAGGTTCTGGAAGGAAGCCCTCCGCGGGAAAGGCGG
This region includes:
- the recJ gene encoding single-stranded-DNA-specific exonuclease RecJ, whose product is MSMLENADPVSRAFLNVERSATGQRWVARLDQAGENRALAMSQTHGLPDLISRVLAGRGVPFETALEFLDPTLRRLMPEPYSLMDCEAATERLARAIERGERVAIFGDYDVDGASSSALLYRFLVHFGVPAEIYIPDRIFEGYGPNPNAIAQLIERGAQLIVTVDCGSTSHESLAVARERGIDVVVIDHHQVGEDLPPALALVNPNREDDLSGQGHLSAAGVVFLVLVALQRLLRQRGDGRAAGFDLLAMLDLVALSTVCDVVPLKGLNRAYVVKGLVAARHLGNAGLTALLKQAGIGGPVTPYHLGFLVGPRINAGGRIGDAALGSRLLTIDEPGEAERIAKQLDELNRERQAMEVAMLAEAEAEAQAEYGTGETASIILTAREGWHPGVVGLLASRLKDRFRRPAFAIAFDPSGKGTGSGRSISGFDLGRMVRAAVEEGILVKGGGHAMAAGLTVERANLGRLRSFFEERAERTVRDLVAVETLKIDGALSASGATLALADQLEQAGPYGSGHAQPIFALPAHRIRDVRPVGVNHLRLGLEGPDGGRLDAMAFRAAETDLGLFLAKERGQAVHLAGTLSADSWQGSRRIQFRVIDAAKAF
- a CDS encoding homoserine dehydrogenase, giving the protein MADALKIGIAGLGTVGASLAKILVERRDMLTTTCGRPIEITAVTARSKGRDRGVDLSTVAWFDDPVALARDAEIDVFVELMGGAGDPAYAAVKAALTRGVHVVTANKALLAAHGVELAGLAEKHGSLLNYEAAVAGGIPVIKALRESLTGNTISRVYGIMNGTCNYILTKMEKEGLSFEDCLKEAQRLGYAEADPAFDIEGNDTAHKLSILTTLAFGTKIAADDIYLEGITNISIDDIRAAADLGYRIKLLGVAQKTDTGVEQRVHPTMVPLDSVIAQVDGVTNAVAIESDILGELLMVGPGAGGNATASAVLGDIADIAKSRPGAQTVPALGRPAAALAPYKRAQIRKHHGGYFIRLSVEDRTGVFASIAKHMAENGISLESIVQRAQSTTESTDPKTIILVTHATMEDSVRKAVASIKSEGYLVGEPQVIRIERPKAA